From Arachis stenosperma cultivar V10309 chromosome 2, arast.V10309.gnm1.PFL2, whole genome shotgun sequence, one genomic window encodes:
- the LOC130961130 gene encoding uncharacterized protein LOC130961130, with translation MTPYQLVYGKACHLPLELEHKVFWALKLLNFDSNAAGEKKILQLQELEELRSQAYENVKIYKEKAKKWHDQKIARREFVEGQKVLLYNSRLKFFLGKLKSRWYGPFTILKVSPYGHVELMEDKTRRTFTVNGQRLQHYLGNLLDEQRVSYNLN, from the coding sequence ATGACCCCATATcagctggtgtatgggaaggcatGTCACCTACCCCTTGAACTTGAACACAAAGTCTTTTGGGCACTCAAGCTGCTGAATTTTGATAGTAATGCTGCTGGGGAGAAAAAGATcttgcaactgcaagaattaGAAGAACTCAGATCTCAAGCATATGAGAATGTCAAAATCTATAAGGAGAAAGCTAAGAAATGGCATGACCAAAAGATAGCAAGAAGAGAGTTTGTAGAAGGCCAAAAGGTGCTGCTATACAATTCAAGGCTCAAGTTCTTCCTAGGAAAACTTAAGTCAAGATGGTATGGACCTTTCACCATCCTCAAGGTGTCTCCCTATGGTCATGTAGAGCTCATGGAGGACAAAACACGGAGAACCTTCACTGTAAATGGCCAGAGACTCCAGCATTACTTGGGAAACTTACTGGATGAGCAGAGAGTGAGCTACAATCTCAACTAA